The window TCATGACGGTTGCGATCGCTTCACACAACTGACTGGCAATCCGGTCTTTAAATACATAGCCATGAGCTCCGGCCTGCATCGCCCGAAACACCCATTCGTCTTCTCGGTGAGCTGACAAAATGAGGACTTTACCTTTGTAAGACAACTCTCCTAGACGGAGCAGTGCTGTTATTCCATCACTGGGAGGTATCTCCAGATCGAGCAGAATCAAAGCTGGATGTTGCTCCACTGCCAACTTGAGTGCTTGCTCCACCGAGGCGGCTTCACCGACGATCTCAAATCGAAACGCCCCGTTATTGTTGTAAAAGTCAAGCAAGGTTTGTAATCCCTTGCGAAAGCGCTGGTCATCATCCACTAACAGAATGGAAATCGGCTGAGGGGTGGTCATTAGTGATACCTCTCTTGTTCACAGGGGAGCTGCTCACTTTTCTTCCACTTTACAGAGATAAACCATTGGTCGAACTCTAGCAAAAGTTGGTTTCTAGCTCCGTAACTGTAAAACTTATCACCTCCTCCTGGGTCATTTATGCAAAGAATCTAAGAGCCATTGCCTGAGCCTAAAAAACCCTCAGTCCCGTTGGGTAAAAAGTTTAGGAGCGAGGGAGGGAAAAGGAAAACTGTGCCCCACCACTGGAAAGGTTTTGCACCCACAGGCTGCCCTTATGGTCGAGAATGATTTTTTTTGCGATCGCTAAACCTAACCCTGTCCCCCCTGGACGCCGAGTATAGAAGGGAGTAAACGCCTGTTTCAGGTCTTCTTCAGAAAGCCCTGCTCCTTGATCGGAAATATTAACGAGGACTTCATCTCGAAACACCATCCAATTGCACGTCACCCTTCCGGCTTGCGGGCTGAAATACACCGCATTACTGAGCAGATTGTCAAAAACTTGCTTCATCTGCCAGCGATCAACCGCTAAGGTAACAGGCGTTTCATCACAGACAATTTGTACCTGTTTTTTCTCTGACCAAGGTTGCAATCCCTTAATACTCTCTTGCACAATGCTCTCCAAGTCATGAGGGGCAACATGTAGTTTGGCTTGCTGTCCACAGGAGAGCAAATCAGTTAAGCTGCTACTCAGATCATGGACGGTTTCACCAATGAGCTTGGCTTGGTCTTTCATCGTACCAGCAGGCGAACCCAGCGTTAAATTTTCTGCATAAAGACTAATCAAGGCTAAGGGATTACGTAGCTGATGTTCTGCCCGTCGAACGACTTGCTCCAATAATTGAATTTCTGTGTGTTGACGAGAACATTCTCGACTCATCACTAAATAGTTCATCAAAAATTGTGCTTGCTGCTCTGCCCAATGTTTTTGATGATCAGAAAGAGGCGCATCTGTCCATAAGAGCAAATACTCAGCTTGGGAGTGATACAAATCCAAGAGACAACCAAACGCCCTCAGACTACTATCGAGTGTTAAAACTTCTCTTAGCGTCAAGGTGGGCAGGGACTCGAACAACCATCCCTCTGATTCTAGGTCTGTTAAATCAGGATAAGAGGAACCGGGCTTGGGTGTATAGTGAACAAGCGATTGGCGCTTGTCCTGATCCGGGTCGGTGTAAACAACCCAAGTGGCTACAACTGGCAGTGCGATCGCGAACTGTTGAATTTGCTGCTGTAAGACATGCCTCGTATCCAGAGAGCGAGGTGTACAGGGAGAAGAGCTTGTGGAGGACGATGGCTGCTCCTCTTGAGCCAATGGTTGCTGACTACCCTTCATAGCTGAGTTCCCTGACATTGAGATCCTAGAGTCCCTTCTGTTGAATGTAGAGCTGTATACAACCCCTACCAATAGGTGTCGAATAGTCAACCTACATCAGGAAGAAAATTCTACTTTAGTCAAACTTTCGCTCAGTAACCCGTTATCACACAATTCTTTAAAATTTCGACCAAAGTCTAATAACCAGAAGTTCAGCGTATATCTAATCTATATCCTGTACTGTCTACCAACCCAGTTTCATGATCCCTGCTGTTGCCCAAACCTTGGCAAAAATCCTGGCTGGGGGGACTTCTCTAATCAGTACCGAGCAAATTGATTTCAATCACCCTAGTTGGCGAAAGAATGCGGAACCAGGGCTAAACCTATATTGCTATGACCTACGAGCAAACAGCCAGGTGCAGCAGTTAGAGCGGCAGGTAGAGTCTAGCCATAACCCAGGTCAACTGCAAGCGGCTCTAGTGAACGGCTCAACCCTGTGGTTTGATGTGTCGTTTCTAGTCAGCGCCTGGGACTATACCGCCTTAGGGGAACAGCGTCTGCTGTCAGAGGCATTAATGCTGCTGTTGCAGCATCGTTGCCTAAATGAGGAGTTACTTGCTTGTGAGTTACGAGGTCACGGTCACTTATCACTAACTGTTTCTACAGCTCATGCCCCAGATACAGCAGCGCTATGGAGTGCGTTGGGTGTGCCATTACGTCCGGCTTTGTACGTGACGGTAACAATACCCTTCACCCTTCCAGACACTCCTGTTAATCCAGAACTTTACCTTCAAGGAGGTGTGATTGACTCTGACCAGCTAAAGGCAAGATTGTAACCTGCCCGTTGCCCATCTATTACCCAACACAGGAAGACCACTCATGGCGAGATTAGATTATTTTGCTCCTGGTGTCTACGTCGAAGAAATTGACCGAGGTAGCCGCCCAATTGAAGGTATTCAAACGAATATAGCTGGATTTGTTGGCTTTACCGAGGATATACGCGGTGAAGCCGAAGTGGGTAAACCCATGCTAGTCACTAGCTGGAGCCAGTACCTGGAGTATTTCGCAAAACAAGGCTCGGATGGCTATACAAACTACAATGCCTACTTGCCCTTTGCTGTCAACGGCTGGTTCTTAAATGGAGGAGGGCGCTGTTGGATAGTGAGTATCGGCACTCAACTACCGGGTACAGAGCCACCCCCACCAGAGGAAACCGGACTCAAGATTAAAACATCGGGAGGTAACCGTCCAGCGCTGCTGTTCACCATGCAGCCTGAAGAAGTAGAAAATGGACGAGTCGATGTGGCGATTCTTCCTGGTGAACCCATACCCCCTGAAAACCCAGAGGAAGACGCCCCCTTCAACACCGGGGAATATTTTACAGTCGTGCTGAGTCGGGATGGGGAAGAACTGGAACGGTACGAGAATCTAACCATGAACCGGGAAGCTCAGCCTGGGGTAGCCAATTATGTCGCTACGGCACTTCAAGAGTCTCAGTTTGTGGCTGTTACCGATATGTCCCAAATTGGACAACCTTTAGCACGACGCCCCGCCAATGGTCGCTATGAGGTGAGTCTTCCCCCCATCGTGCCAACAGCAGAGCGTTTGCCACAAGATGTGCAGGGGGTACAGGATGATCGTACAGGTATCCAAGGGATTTTCGAGATTGACGAAATCACCATGCTGGCCTGTCCCGACTTGATGCGTGCCTACGAAGCGGGTGTATTGGATATTGAGCAGGTTCACGGCATCATGGAGCTGATGATTAGCCTGTGCGAAAACTCCTCCCCCAACCCGCCCAACCGCATGGTGGTTCTCGACACGCCGCCGGATAAAGTGAAGCCTCAGCACGTCGTGCAGTGGTTAAATCAATTCAACCGCCGTTCGATGTTTGCGGCACTCTACTATCCGTGGATTAAAGTTGCCAATCCTCGTAATGGCGGCAGACCGATTTTAGTTCCTCCCTGTGGTCATATGTTGGGAGTTTGGTCACGTACTGACGAAACGCGCGGAGTCTACAAAGCACCGGCTAACGAAACTCCTCGTGGGGTAATTGGTCTGGCTTATGACTGCAATTTCCGCGAACAGGAGCTGTTGAACCCCATCGGCATTAACTGTATCCGCACCTTCCCGAACCGGGGTATCCGCATCTGGGGGGCACGTACCTTGGTAGAACCTGATAAGACAGAATGGCGTTATATCAGTGTCCGCCGACTGATTAGCTACATCGAGAAGTCGATTGAGTTGGGGACTCAGTGGGTCGTGTTCGAGCCTAACGACATGGATTTATGGGAACGGGTGAAACGGACGGTTAATAATTTCTTAGAGCGACTTTGGCGTGAAGGTGCATTGTTTGGTTCTACGCCAGCAGAAGCCTTTTTCGTTAAGTGTGATGGGGAACTTAACACCGCTGAGACAATGATGCTGGGTCGTTTGTACATCGAAGTTGGTGTCTGTCCAGTCCGACCGGCTGAATTTGTGATCTTCCGCATCAGTCAGTGGTCTCCTGACCAATAACAGGTGTCCGGTGTCAGGTTTCAAATTCCTCAAACCTGACACCTTCTAACCAACAAGAAATGTCAAAAAACAAAAATTAGCTAGTGTATAGAGTTTACAAGGAGTTGAACAATGCCTGAACTCAGAGCAATCCCTACTAGTAGGTTTTACGTAGAATTTCAGGGTCTTGAGCAGAAGATGGTCAAGAGTGTAACGGAGCTGAACTTTAAGGGGCAAACGGCTGGTCACAAAACCCCTTTAGCTTCATCGAAAAACGGAATGACACTTTGGCAAACTACCTCGGCAGGTTGGGAGCAAAATCCCAACTTCACGATTGAAGTTTATATCGCTGAAGGGGACATGGATTTCTACAACTGGATGAAATCTACTATGCCCAAAAGTGATGGAGGTGACGGAGCCTGGAACGGAAACCGTAGAGATGGTTCAATTGTCGGCTACGATTCAGACGATAAAGAAGTAACACGTTGGAACATCACTAAAGCTTGGATTAAGTCCTATCAATTAGCCGATTTGGCTACCGACAAATCCGACTTGGTCGTCGAGAAGTATGAAATCGTCTGCGAGCAAATGAATCGGGTGAAATAGCCCCTTAAGTCAATTACAACCAACTGTAGTTAGTTAAATAGGAGTTCAATAACCTATGGCTAAAGGTGAAGTTCTTGCTTGTTCTAAGTTTTACCTCCAGTTTGATGGTCTAGAAGATTTAGTGTTGAAGAGTTGTACTGGACCAAAGATTACGCTGGAGTCTGCTGGGGATACAACCTCCTATGGTGTAAGCAAGGGAGGAAAAAGTGTGATTCAGGCTACTGTTACTGGCGTCAGTAATGGGACGATAACTGCTGTGTATGTTGCTTCTGTTGAAGACGACAGACTTGTCAAATGGCATCAAGAGTCGCACTCTGAAGCAATTGCTGGAGGAGGGTCGAAAAACAAAGGGGAGCTTAAAACGGGTTCCCTGATTCTGTACAACCAAGCGGGTGAGGAGGCGGCTCGCTGGAATATGACGGGGATAATGCCGATTAGTTATAAATCGTCAAAATTCGATCCATCTAGCAAAGAGCTAGCCACAGAAACGGTAGAGTTTGCATACCATTCAATTCTCCGTGTCAAATAGTTTATTGACTTGCTCCTCGCTGCGATAGCCCTATCTAACTGGCAGGTTGCCGGATAGATTGGTAGCAGTGGAGGTGCAAGGCTGTCTCCCTTAGAGCTTCCTCAAAGGCGAGTATCAACAATTAAAATGAGTAGGCTCAAAAGCCAATGAGCTGACTCAGGGAGGGAACCATGCCTGAATTAGAAATTCTCACCACTAATCGTTTTTACCTGGAACTCAAACTGGATGGTAGTGTAGAACCAGTAGATGCTTATTTTATGGAGTGCCAAGGTTTCAAACGGACTCAAGAGGTGATCGAAGTTTGTGAGGTGACTCCTCAAAAATGGGGCAAGGCTGGGACTACTGCGGGTCGAGTTGTTCGGACTAAAGTTCCTGGCAATGTCAAAAGTAATAATTTGATTTTGCGCCGAGGCATGACATCTTCAATCACCCTTTGGAACTGGTTTAATGAAGTTGAGCAAGGGGGTTGGTCAAAGCAACGTAAAAATGGCGATTTAGTCATCTATAACCAGGGAAGTGAAGAGCAGGCAAGATTTCGATTTTTGGGGGGTTGGCCGACTACTTTTAAAATTTCTGATGTCAAGGCGGGTGGCAAGGATTTTGCCATCGAAGAGATGGAATTAGCCGTTGAGGAGTTTACGCGGGTCAAATAAAACACAATGTTGCAAACTGAGTTTGAATTTACCTTACCCAAGGGCTATCTCGATGGAGAGGGCAACCTCCACCGTAAGGGGGTGATGCGTCTCGCCAGAGCAATGGATGAAATTGTCCCCATGCGTGACCCCCGTGTTAAATCGAATCCCGCTTACGCAACCGTCCTGATTTTGTCCCGCGTGATTGTCCGCCTTGGCGCTTTAGAGGAAGTTAATCCTGCCGTTGTCGAAGGCTTTTTTGCTTGTGACCTAAATTATCTCCAGAAATTTTATCGCCAGATTAATGAACTGGAACCGGAAACGATTGGGCTACCAGAAACCACTCCCCCTCCATCTGAACCTTTACAAGTTAGCTGAATTTAATATTTGATGGGAAGAACTCGTCTAACTTCAAACGCTTATTTTCATGGGAAGTGAAAATCCAATCCGTACAGAATTTAATTTTATTCTCCCCAGAGGCTTAGTTGATGCCCAAGGGGCTGTTCATCGCCAAGGTGTGATGCGTCTGGCAACCGCTAGAGATGAAATTAGTGTGCAAAAAGACTCCCGTGTTCAGCGGGATTCAGCCTATGGGGTGTTGGTGATGCTCTCGCGGGTCATTATCCGTTTAGGCAGTCTCTCTTCAGTAACGCCTGAACTTTTAGAAGAACTTTTTACTCGCGATTTAGCTTACTTGCGAGAGTTTTACAATCGCATTAATCAACAGGGTAATGCTTATATTCCTGTTGAGTGTCCGCAATGCAGTAACCCCTTTAGTGTGGAGCTTTCCCTGTCGGGGGAATCTTAAGCTACCCCTCAGAACAACTGGACGAGGAGGTAGCTTTTATTGCGTTTCATTTTCACTGGTCTTTAGAGGATATTCTATGCTTAGAACATCCTGAACGACGACGCTGGGTGAATCAAATTAGAAAGCTAAAATAGCTGTCATCAAGAATGAAATGTCAAGGATGAAGAGTGAAAAATTCTCTCTCTTCTAAATTTCAGACTTCATCCTTTATACTTCATCACTAAAGTAAAGGTTCTTTAGCAAGTTTGCTTAACCCAGCCGATTCTAACAAATCGTTCCAATCGTTTATTAGAGTGGAATCATTAGGATTAGTAGAGCGTAAGTCAGCGATGGTTTTTAAGCTATCGTACCAGTAGCCAGCCTCGGCATAAACAGCAGCCCGATCGCGCAAGGATGCCCTTGCTAAATCACTTGTCAGTTTCTGACTGGGTGGGATGCGTTTAATAGACCCTTGCACACGGGGATTTCCTCTTTGATCTTCAGGGTCACAATTGGCTACCAATTCCCAGGTATATTCTTTTCCAGGTTGTAAGGCTTCAGCATCAGCGGGAAGAGTAAAGCTCCTAACTCCACCCGTCTTGGGGAGTGGGAAGGTTTGCTCATAAATAATCGTATCATCTTTGGCATTGAGCAAAAGGAATTTGCCTTCCTCTACAGAGGTTGGAGAAATCTGAAAAAAGAATGTGGGTTTTCCTGTGGTTGTTAAGCCAATGTTAGTATCCGGAAGCAACGCTTTCATTTGAATTTTGTCGGCAGCGTCAATACCGCAGCCCCCCCGTGCAGCTCCCCCTTCTAATCTTCGGGAGGGACGAATACCGGGTACTTTGAAGCGTAGACGGGCGCGACGCTGGGCGAGAACTGACTGGGGCGATGGTTCTGAATGCTGTTGCTGAGTTGAGGGAGATATCGCTATAGCTGGCAAAATACTGCTCAGCGCTAGCTCCAGAGATAAAGCAAGAGAAACTACCGTGAGTCGGGGATAAGATTGGATCACCATGATGTAACTTCCAGAACTAGAGCTTACTGGGGTAAATTGAGCAAAAAATCAACGATACAAAAGATTTCAAAAAAGACTCCTTAAGTTCCAGTAAAGTTCCTCAATCGCTTCACAAGAATTTATAAACTTTCTGGACCAAATTCTCAACTATCTCATTAGTGAGTAACATTACTTAACTTCTCAGACAACAACCATAATGCTCTCCTAAATTTGAGCAAATTTGAGCAAAATCTTGACAGATAACAGAGCATTTTTTAAAGTTTTAATTACTAATTATTTTATTTATGCCACGAAATTAATTTCTAATCAATAGGTTCCCTTTCTTGAGGATGCAAAGCTCATTATGTTTAACAATTTTGTTACAAAAATTCGCTCTTTGTTTTCCAACGACAACGGCACAACGACAGGCGCATTAGCCTTTGGTCGATCGGTCATTTTAACCAGTGTTGTTGTAGCCGGAGTGGTGGTTGGATTGCGGCAGCTCGGCACATTGGAGGGAATGGAATTAAGGTCTTATGACCAGTTAATGCGATCGCGTCCGGATCAAGGCCCAGATGAGCGCTTGTTGGTCGTCGGTGTAACGGAGCAAGACATTCAAACTCGTAAAGAATACCCGATCAAGGACGAAACCCTTGCTCAACTGTTGGCGAAATTACAGGAATATCAACCCCGAACCATTGGCGTAGATATCTTAAGAGATGTTCCTCAAGGCAGTCCCCAAGGTCGGATTGCCTTAGAAAAAATCTTCAAGCAGGACGAAAACATTATTGCTGCCTGCAAAATGAGTTCGGTTGACCAACCAGGAGTTCCCGCCGCTTTGGGTGTGACCGAGGAACGAGTGGGTTTTGCCGATTTACCCATCGATGCAGGGGGAATCCTGCGCCGCAGTCTCTTACTTTCAACGCCTACCCCTCCTAAAGTTGCACCACCGGTTCAACATCTGTGTAATATTCCCGATCCTGAAAACCAAATTCCCTCCTTTGGTTTTCAGTTAGCTCTACTGTATTTAGAAGGGCAAAATATTCAACCCGATCTGACTCCAAAAGGGGAACTCAAAATTGGTTCAACCGTATTCCATCGCTTAACAGATAACGCTGGAAGTTATCACAATGCGGGGGCATCTGATTATCAAATCATGCTGAATTACCGCTCACCGAAGAATGCGGTTAAGCAAGTTTCTGTGAGTGAAGTACTCGATGGAAAAATCGACCCATCTTTAATCAAAGACCGCGTTGTTCTGATTGGCTATACAACCCCAATAGCCAAAGACGATTTCTACACTCCTTACAGTGCAGGATTGCAAGACAGCCAGAAAATGCCAGGGGTTGTGATTCATGCTCAGCATGTTAGCCAAATTCTCAGCACTGTTTTAAACAATCGCCCTTTGATGTGGTGTTGGTCGGAAGGATCCGAAATTCTGTGGATTTTGGGTTGGTCAGTAGTGGGAGGACTCTTGGCATGGCGTATCCGACGATTATGGCTGTTTGGGTTAGGAGTCGTAATCGGGGTGGGGGTATTATATGGAGTCACTTACGTTCTGTTTCTGAATTCTGGGTGGGTACCCCTAGTACCACCCATGATCGGGTTGGTGGCAACGGCAATCACAGTTGTTTTAATCGAGAGAGGATACGCGAAAGCTATCTATCAGGGAGTGAAAAAACTCGTCCTGAATATCGAAATTGATGAAGAGAAAAAGCAGCAGCAGGTAGCAGCAATTACCGAAACCGAATCTTTTGCCGAGTTACAGCAAAAAGCGGCAGAATTGCGAAAAAATCGCCGCAGAAATAGAGAAGTTGATAATGCTTCTGAGTCCGGTAAAGAGCCAGATGAAATCATACCCATTCGGGAAGAAGCTGAACCGATAGAAATAGAGAAGAATGAAGTGACACCAACGCCTCAAGATGCTGAAGTACCAGCCGCAGAAGAAGACGACTATTTAAAGCAATTACAAAAGCGGGGAAGGCGGTTGAGAAAGAATGATCAGGATTCTAATGAGTAAGTTATATTACGGTGATGTGCTACTGCTTTAGGTGCAAACCTATTTCAGCAAGGCGGGTGTCCGCGCCAGGGGATTGAACGATCTGTTCTCCTTTTGCACTTCGTACTAAGGCGATTGCAGTCCTAGTGCGATCGCGTAACGGCTGAACTAATCGCCGCCCCAATACACCTGTTGCACCAGCAATCAATACTTTCATCGATGAGTCTCCAGTAGGTTCTACAGTCGATTCATTGATAAGACCAAGCCAGGGTGCGTAGTGTGACAATCGTAGGAATGTTCCTGCAACAGCTACTTGTGGCTTATCAAGTATTAGGATGTTGTTGGCAAGCGGGTTTATACAATTACAGAGAGTGGCAGACAATTCTTGAGCGATCGCAACCAGCAATCTCATTCAAGAAACACCGACGACAGTTTTACGGAAAGCAAGCCTTCTGAATTGATTGAGTTGCGGCATACTTTAACCCAGTTAAATGATGCTGTCACACAAATTGCTCGAAGTGGCAATTTGGAGCAAGCCAATCGAGTACGCGATCTGTTGGTTCAAGGAAAGCGTGAGATTTACAAGCTGCTTGCAGAGCACTAAGCGTTTGCGAGAATCGATTGGCGTAAATTGAGAAAATTGCTTTCACCAGTTGTGTTCTAACAATTCACTTGAAGTGTATTCCCGAAAGCTGCTGCTGGTGATGCAGAAGTTACTTGTTGAAGTTTGATTTCGCGATCGCGTTCTACCTTCAACTTAATGCGCTCGCCCGATGATGATCGCTATTTCACCGATACGGGACACGGGTATCATTGCCATCCCTTGGCAGCCAATGTGCTGTCATAGTCCTTAACTACAGTAGCAATGACCTCGACTAACTTATTGGGTTCAACTGGTTTAGCGACATGTTTTTGAAATCCTGCTGCAAGTGCTTGCTGTTGATTCACTTCGCTAGCATAGGCAGTCAGAGCGATCGCTCTTATCTCTCCACCGGCTTGTGGCGATCGCTGTCTCACTTGACGCATAAACATATAACCATCGACCTGCGGCATACCAATGTCGCAAATCAGAACATCGATCTTGAACTGGTCGAGCATAGTGAATGCCTCCATTGCCGATGCAGCGACTCTCACCTTGGCTCCATAGTCTTCAAGAATTGTGAGTGCCAATTCCCGCATATCGGCTTCATCATCGACCACCAAAATCTGCAATTGGTTTAGATTAAACGTTTCAACCGACGATCTATCCTCTTGAGTTGTCTGTGGAGCGATCGCCATCAACGGCAATTTGGCCGTGAACGTTGCTCCCAGTCCCTCTCCTAGGCTTTCTGCGCCGACAGTACCTCCATGTAGTTCTGTGAGATGGCGGACGATCGCCAATCCCAATCCCAACCCGCCGAATTTTCGGGTGGTGGCACCATCTTCCTGACGGAAGTAGTCAAACACATGTGGCAGGAACTCTCTGGCGATGCCCTTGCCAGTGTCTTTGACCTGAATTTGGGCATAGTCGCCATCTCTTTCAAGGCGTACTTCTACCCGTCCCCCTGACGGCGTGAACTTGACGGCATTCGAGAGCAAGTTCCAAACAACCTGCTGAAGGCGAGCAGAATCCCCAGAAACCTGTCCGACATCTAGAGCAAGTACCTTTTGAATCTCGATGCCCTTTGCCTGGGCTGCCAGTCGCACGGTTTCCAAGGCAGCTTCAATGACACTCACTAAGTTGACAGGGCAAACATTCAAAACCATTTTGCCTTGCAGAATGCGCGAGACATCAAGCAGGTCTTCAATTAGTTCACTCTGCAACTTGGCGTTGCGCTCAATGGTTTCAATGGCGCGTTTGGTCGTTCCTTCATCAAACTGACGGGTTTGCAGCAACTTCGCCCAGCCCAGAATGGGATTGAGGGGCGATCGCAACTCGTGAGAGAGTACTGCTAAAAATTCATCCTTAATCCGGTTAGCCCTTTCAGCGTCCTGACGGGCAGCTTGTTCTTGCTCTAATGCTCGATCCCGCTCTTCAAGGGCGCATTTCTGGTCGTGAATATCCGTACAGGAGCCAAACCATCTAACGATTCGTCCCTCCTCATCCCGCAGCGGGAACGCCCGACCCAAAAACCAACGGTACTGTCCATCACTAGCTCGTCGGAAGCGGTACTCGATGTTATACTCTTTGCCTGTGCGAAGCGATTCCTTCCAGATATCCAACGCCCGTTGTCGATCGTCCGGGTGTAACAGAGGGTTCCAGCCCCAACCTTGGGTTTGCTCCAAAGTCATGCCCGTGTATTCGTACCAACGTTGGTTGAAGTATTCATGATAACCGTCAGGTCGAGTCGTCCAAAATAACTGTGGCATAGTGTCTGCCAAAGTCCGGAAGCTTAATTCACTTTGCCGTAGGGCTTCCTCGACTTGTTTGCGATCGGTAATGTCATCAAAGACAACGACGCCTGCAACGATATCTCCATCCGGATTACGAATTGGGGTAGAGCTAACCTGCATCGTGCCATAGGTGCCATCACCGCGCAAAAACTGAATTTCCTCACCATTAACAACCTCTCCTGTAAGCAGGGAACGTGCCAGAGGCCATTCCTCAGGGATGTAAGGTCGCCCATCGGGGTGAAAGCCTTTGTACTCGCGGTATTGCTCCACATCGCTTGATGGCAAAAACGGGTGACGCCAGATGCGCTGAACTTGCTCGTTTCCTAAAATCAACTTGCCTGAAGGAGCTTCAGCAATAATCACCCCTGCTGGCATCTGTCGGAGTACCGCTTCAAAGCGGGCACGTTCGGCATCCAGTTCGCGCAGCAACCGTTCGCGTTCTACTTCCGCCTGCTTGCGATCGGTGATGTCTAGCACGATGCCAACCATCCGCTCTGGGTTTCCCTCAGTGTTGTAAATGGTTTGACCGATCACGTTTAACCATCGCAGCTCCCCTGTTGGGTGAAGGGTACGGCATTCAAAGTTGATATTCGTGCGATGCTCTAGTGCTTCGCGTACCTCTCGATCTACCCGTTCGCGGTCTTCCTCAATCACCGATGCCAGCCAGTTTTCATAGGAGGGGATTGTTGCCGGATCGAGTCCATACAGCCGATAGTATTCCTCCGACCAGTTCACGCTGTTTGTGGCAATCTCCCAGTCCCACGTTCCAGCATTAGCAGCCAGTTGGGCAAGCTTCAAGCGCTGTTCGCTTTCTTGCAGTGCTTTTTCTGCTCGGATGCGCTCAGTCACATCAATCGACATCCCTGCTACAAGGCATCGTCCAGCCACATCTTGCAGAGGAAACTTGAAGGACATGTAATAGTGTTCTCCATCTTCCTGGGGAGCTGTCTCCAACAGTTGTAAAGTCTGCCTAGTCTCCAGCACGGTTAAGTCATTCTCGCGCCACTGCTGCGCGGCTTCGGTGGGAAACAGGTCGAAATCTGTCTTGCCAATCCAATCGGCTGAGGGACGATTAAAAGCCTGCTCGATTAATCGATTGACGTAGAGGAAGCGTCCCGCTTCATCTTTAATGAAGGCTGTGGCAGGGCTATGGTTCATAAAGCTCTGGAACAGTGCTTGGCTCTCTAGCAATG is drawn from Microcoleus sp. AS-A8 and contains these coding sequences:
- a CDS encoding CHASE2 domain-containing protein, which translates into the protein MFNNFVTKIRSLFSNDNGTTTGALAFGRSVILTSVVVAGVVVGLRQLGTLEGMELRSYDQLMRSRPDQGPDERLLVVGVTEQDIQTRKEYPIKDETLAQLLAKLQEYQPRTIGVDILRDVPQGSPQGRIALEKIFKQDENIIAACKMSSVDQPGVPAALGVTEERVGFADLPIDAGGILRRSLLLSTPTPPKVAPPVQHLCNIPDPENQIPSFGFQLALLYLEGQNIQPDLTPKGELKIGSTVFHRLTDNAGSYHNAGASDYQIMLNYRSPKNAVKQVSVSEVLDGKIDPSLIKDRVVLIGYTTPIAKDDFYTPYSAGLQDSQKMPGVVIHAQHVSQILSTVLNNRPLMWCWSEGSEILWILGWSVVGGLLAWRIRRLWLFGLGVVIGVGVLYGVTYVLFLNSGWVPLVPPMIGLVATAITVVLIERGYAKAIYQGVKKLVLNIEIDEEKKQQQVAAITETESFAELQQKAAELRKNRRRNREVDNASESGKEPDEIIPIREEAEPIEIEKNEVTPTPQDAEVPAAEEDDYLKQLQKRGRRLRKNDQDSNE
- a CDS encoding PAS domain S-box protein, which translates into the protein MTKEVVEETQRQSEERYRAIYEQVIIGITQVDLTGRFISANQRFCQIVGRSEEELLTRRMQEITHPDDLAHNIVLFQQMLTEGTSFEIEKRYIRPDGSHVWVRNYASLIKDAAGKPQRGVAVTEDITARKRAEQRQAAQYAVTRTLAEATNLASAVPAILQSLCSSLGWQLGVIWSVDRQTHTLHYVNCWYAPAVNAQEFIEANQQTTFAHGVALPGRVWETQQPLWLSELSDDNHFERATAAAKGGLHAGFGFPIQLGDEILGVIECFSNRIQEPDEDLLQMMAAIGSQIGQFMERKRTEEALLESQALFQSFMNHSPATAFIKDEAGRFLYVNRLIEQAFNRPSADWIGKTDFDLFPTEAAQQWRENDLTVLETRQTLQLLETAPQEDGEHYYMSFKFPLQDVAGRCLVAGMSIDVTERIRAEKALQESEQRLKLAQLAANAGTWDWEIATNSVNWSEEYYRLYGLDPATIPSYENWLASVIEEDRERVDREVREALEHRTNINFECRTLHPTGELRWLNVIGQTIYNTEGNPERMVGIVLDITDRKQAEVERERLLRELDAERARFEAVLRQMPAGVIIAEAPSGKLILGNEQVQRIWRHPFLPSSDVEQYREYKGFHPDGRPYIPEEWPLARSLLTGEVVNGEEIQFLRGDGTYGTMQVSSTPIRNPDGDIVAGVVVFDDITDRKQVEEALRQSELSFRTLADTMPQLFWTTRPDGYHEYFNQRWYEYTGMTLEQTQGWGWNPLLHPDDRQRALDIWKESLRTGKEYNIEYRFRRASDGQYRWFLGRAFPLRDEEGRIVRWFGSCTDIHDQKCALEERDRALEQEQAARQDAERANRIKDEFLAVLSHELRSPLNPILGWAKLLQTRQFDEGTTKRAIETIERNAKLQSELIEDLLDVSRILQGKMVLNVCPVNLVSVIEAALETVRLAAQAKGIEIQKVLALDVGQVSGDSARLQQVVWNLLSNAVKFTPSGGRVEVRLERDGDYAQIQVKDTGKGIAREFLPHVFDYFRQEDGATTRKFGGLGLGLAIVRHLTELHGGTVGAESLGEGLGATFTAKLPLMAIAPQTTQEDRSSVETFNLNQLQILVVDDEADMRELALTILEDYGAKVRVAASAMEAFTMLDQFKIDVLICDIGMPQVDGYMFMRQVRQRSPQAGGEIRAIALTAYASEVNQQQALAAGFQKHVAKPVEPNKLVEVIATVVKDYDSTLAAKGWQ